A window of the Gemmatimonadetes bacterium SCN 70-22 genome harbors these coding sequences:
- a CDS encoding 30S ribosomal protein S10, producing MAGRIRIRLKAFDHAVIDQAAGDIVRTAEKTGAQVSGPIPLPTKTRRWTVLRSPHVDKKSREQFELKTHMRVIDILDSRAQTVDALTKLDLPAGVDVEIKVN from the coding sequence ATGGCTGGACGTATTCGCATTCGCTTGAAGGCCTTCGACCACGCGGTGATCGACCAGGCCGCGGGGGACATCGTGCGCACCGCCGAGAAGACGGGCGCGCAGGTGTCGGGGCCGATCCCGCTGCCGACCAAGACGCGCCGCTGGACCGTGCTGCGGTCGCCGCACGTCGACAAGAAGTCGCGGGAGCAGTTCGAGCTGAAGACGCACATGCGCGTGATCGACATCCTCGATTCGCGCGCGCAGACGGTGGACGCGCTCACCAAGCTGGATCTTCCGGCCGGCGTGGACGTCGAGATCAAGGTGAACTGA